Part of the Kitasatospora sp. NBC_01266 genome, CAGCGGCGCGCTCGGTGGCCCGCCGCTGCCCAGCGAGGCGGCCCGCGCGCTCTATCTCGGGATTCTCGGCGAGGGCGGCCGGCTGGCGATGGCCGAGGCCGACTCCGCCGACCGGGCGGCGGTCCGGGAACTGCTCGACCTCGGCCTGCTCAACGCCGAGCCGGAGCAGGCCGGCTTCACCGCCGTCAACCCGCGCGCGGTCGGCGGCCGGCTCAGCGAGGAGCTGCGTTCGGCCGGTACCCGGCTGCTGGTCCAGGCCCAGGAGATGCCCGCGCTGCTGGAGGACCTCACCCGGGCCTACGACCTGACGCCCCGCAAGGTCGACCGCTCGGGCGAGGTGCGGCACGTGCACGGCGTCGAGGAGGTCCGGCTGCTGCTCGACCGGCTGGCCGCCGAGGGACGCGAGGAGGTGCTCTCCGCCCAGCCCGGCGGCCCGCTCCCGGCCAGGCTGGTGCGCGAGGCGATCAGGCGCTGCGATGTCTTCCTGGGCAATGGCGGCGGGATCCGCGCGCTCTACGAGCCCGCCGCCCGCACCGACGGCCCGACCACGGACTACGTGCTGGGCGCCACCGCGCGGGGCGTGCGGTTCCGGGTGCTCGGCGAGTCGTTCAAGCGGATGCTGATCTTCGATCGCAGCACCGCGGTGATCCCGGGCGGCCCGGACTACACCAGCGCCGCGGTGGTCGAGGACCCGGCGGTGGTCGCCTTCCTGGCCGGCATGTTCGAGCGCGACTGGCAGCGCGGCGAGCCGGTCCAGTGGAGCACCGCCGCCCCCGAGAGCGTGGGCCTGTCGGTCCACGCCCAGGTCGGCCGGCTGCTCTCGCAGGGCCTGACCCAGCGCATGATCGCCACCCGGCTGGGCCTGAGCGAGCGCACCGTGGCCGGCCACATCTCGCGGCTGCGCGAGCTGTACGACGCCGAGACGCTGTTCCAGCTCGGCTGGCTGATGCGTGCGGCGGCCGGGGAAGGACGGCAGGGGTGAGGCCGGTGGTCACCACCGGGGTGGTGACGGCGCGGAGCCCGGGGCCGCGGGAGCCGTGCGGCGTGCGGCCGCTGCTCCGGATGAGGGGCAGCCGCGGTGAGCGTTGAGTGGCGGGTGCCGGACGCCGAGGCGCGGGCGTTGTACCTGGTGCTGCTGCGGATGGGCGGCATGTTTCGCAGCGAGGAGCTGCGCCCGGATGAGCTGCCGCTGCTGGAGCAGTTGCGGGAGGCCGGGCTGGTGTCGGTGATCACCGGAATGCTCTGGACGGTGGTGAATCCGCGGGTGGCGGCCGAGCGGCTCCGGGACAACCTGCGGACCATCGGGCTGGACCTGTTCGAGCAGGCCCGGGTGCTGCCGGCGGCGCTGTCCGACCTGGCCGAGTCCTACGACCGCTCGCCCCCGCAGTCGGCCGACGGCAGCACCATCCAGCAGCTGGACGCGATCGTGCAGACCCAGGCGCGGGTGGAGCAGCTGCTGCAGGAGGCCCGCCAGGAGACCCTCACCATGCAGCCGGGCGGGGCGCGGCCGGCGGATGCCCTGCCGCTCATGCGCGAACACGCGCGGAAGGTCGCCGAGCGCGGTATCCAGCAGCGCACCATCTACCAGCCCGGAGCTCTGACGGACCCCGGTACGGCGGCCTACGCGGCGTACGCGACCCGGCTGGGGCACCGGATCCGGGTGCTGGACGAGGACTTCCGGCGGGTGATGGTCTTCGACCGCAGGGCGGCGGTGGTCGCCGGCTACCAGGACGCCAGGAGCGCGTCGTTCATCGAGGACCCGGTGCTCATCGACGTCGTGGTGGAGACCTTCGAGCGGGACTGGGCGCGGGCGGAGCGGGTGCGCTGGGCGGAGCCGGAGCCGGAGACCGACGCTCCGCTGGTGGAGCTGCTGGCGCGTGGTCTGACGCAGCGGGCGATCGCGACGAGGCTGGGGCTGAGCGAGCGGACGGTGGCGGCGCAGATCTCCCGGCTGCGGGAGCACCACGACGCGCGGACGCTGTTCCAGCTGGGGTGGCAGATGCGGGGTGCGGCGGATGAATGACCGGCCGCTGGAGCCGCTGGTGCCGGACCCCGAGGCCAGGGCCCTCTATGTCGCGCTCGCCGCCCAGGGCGGCCAGTTCCAGCCGGCGCTGCTGGCCGAGCGCGAGCGGCCCGCCCTGGAGCGTCTTCGGATCGCCGGGCTGGTCGTCCGTCACCAGCGCAGCCGGTACTGGACCGTGGTCAACCCGCGCACCGCCGCCGCCCGGCTCAGCGCGCGACTGCGCGCGGCCAGCGCCGAGCTGCTGGCCAAGGCGGATGCCCTGGAGCCCACGCTGGCCCAGCTGACCGACGCTTACGATCTGGCACCCCCGGCGGTGACAGGTCGTACCACGATCCAGCGGGTCGACCGGCTGGAGCAGGTCGAGCAGCGGCTGCTGCAGCTGGCGAACGACTGCGAGCGGGAGATCCTGGCGGCCCAGCCCGGCGGTGCGCGGGAGAACCTCTCCGAGGACCCCGCGCAGCCCAGGGAGCTCGCCCGTGACCTGGCCGAACGCGGGGTCGCGATGCGTGTCATCTACCAGCCAGGGGCCCGTATCGACCCGGCGACCAGGGCGTACGCGGCCTACGCGACGGGTCGGGGGACGCGGATCCGGATCCTCGACGAGCCCTATCTCCGGGCGCTGGTGTTCGACCGGGAAGTGGCCGTGATCGCGGGGGCGCACGACAACGACATCGCGTCGTTCATCGAGGATCCGGTGCTGGTGGGCCTGGTGGTGGACCAGTTCGAGCGGGACTGGGCGCGGGCGGAGTGGGTCCGCTGGGAGGAGCCGGTGCGGGACACCGACGGGCCGCTGGTGGAGCTGCTGGCGCGTGGTCTGACGCAGCGGGCGATCGCGACGAGGCTGGGCTTGAGCGAGCGGACGGTGGCGACGCAGATCGCCCGGCTGCGGCAGGTCCACGACGCCGAGACCCTCTTCCAGCTCGGCTGGCAGCTGCGTGCCGCCGAACCGCCCGGCCCCC contains:
- a CDS encoding helix-turn-helix domain-containing protein, with product MSVEWRVPDAEARALYLVLLRMGGMFRSEELRPDELPLLEQLREAGLVSVITGMLWTVVNPRVAAERLRDNLRTIGLDLFEQARVLPAALSDLAESYDRSPPQSADGSTIQQLDAIVQTQARVEQLLQEARQETLTMQPGGARPADALPLMREHARKVAERGIQQRTIYQPGALTDPGTAAYAAYATRLGHRIRVLDEDFRRVMVFDRRAAVVAGYQDARSASFIEDPVLIDVVVETFERDWARAERVRWAEPEPETDAPLVELLARGLTQRAIATRLGLSERTVAAQISRLREHHDARTLFQLGWQMRGAADE
- a CDS encoding LuxR C-terminal-related transcriptional regulator; this translates as MTEADGSAEGISGALGGPPLPSEAARALYLGILGEGGRLAMAEADSADRAAVRELLDLGLLNAEPEQAGFTAVNPRAVGGRLSEELRSAGTRLLVQAQEMPALLEDLTRAYDLTPRKVDRSGEVRHVHGVEEVRLLLDRLAAEGREEVLSAQPGGPLPARLVREAIRRCDVFLGNGGGIRALYEPAARTDGPTTDYVLGATARGVRFRVLGESFKRMLIFDRSTAVIPGGPDYTSAAVVEDPAVVAFLAGMFERDWQRGEPVQWSTAAPESVGLSVHAQVGRLLSQGLTQRMIATRLGLSERTVAGHISRLRELYDAETLFQLGWLMRAAAGEGRQG
- a CDS encoding helix-turn-helix domain-containing protein; the protein is MNDRPLEPLVPDPEARALYVALAAQGGQFQPALLAERERPALERLRIAGLVVRHQRSRYWTVVNPRTAAARLSARLRAASAELLAKADALEPTLAQLTDAYDLAPPAVTGRTTIQRVDRLEQVEQRLLQLANDCEREILAAQPGGARENLSEDPAQPRELARDLAERGVAMRVIYQPGARIDPATRAYAAYATGRGTRIRILDEPYLRALVFDREVAVIAGAHDNDIASFIEDPVLVGLVVDQFERDWARAEWVRWEEPVRDTDGPLVELLARGLTQRAIATRLGLSERTVATQIARLRQVHDAETLFQLGWQLRAAEPPGPR